The DNA sequence TGCTCTTCATTCAGCGCTTCAAACTGTTTGTTTCCTACAAGAATATAAATCCATGAATATACATGCTCTGTACGGTTAACATACTTTTGAACCTCGTAAAGACCGCCGCTCTGAATTAAGTCGACCGGGTTTTCCTGCCCTTTGATGACTCCCTGCTGAAGGCCTGTGAAGACTTCGTTAAAGTCCATAACCTGTGGTTTAGCACCCGCTTCCTCCCAAACTTTGAGGAATAAAGGAACATTCGGCACACGCATAGAGAAGCCCTTCAGATCAGAAGGTGATTCAATCGGCTCTGATGAAGTTAGGTTTCGCGGAGCCCTTGTATGATAGTACAGCGGTGTTAATCCAGCTTTTTCCGTAATTTCTTTTTCAATCTCTTCACCAATTTCGCCTTCTACGACATTTTTTACATGCTCCAGATCACGAAACGCATATGGAACTGCCATCAAAGCTGCTTTTGGCGCCCAGTTCTGCAGGGTTTCGCCCGAGATAACCATATCGGCTGTGCCTGCCTGAATCGCATTAATGGTATCGGTTTCTCCCCCTAAAGAGTTATTTGGAAAAATTTGAATTTCAATCTGTCCATCTGTTTTCTCTTCCACAAGGCTTGCAAATTCTTCTGCCGTTTTATGCCAGATATGATTCTCATCTGCAAGATGGCCGAATTTCCACTTGATTACTTTTCCATCACCATCTCCGCTGGCCCCGTTTGAACCTCCGGAACCGCATGCACTAAGAAGTAATGTTGCAGCCAAGACGCCTGATAACCACTTTGCTTTCATTTGTAATTCCTCCCAAGTTTGTATTAGTTGGTTAAATATTCGTGTACAGTTGAGGCAATGGTAATGCCTTCCTTTAGGTTCTTCTCTTCATTTCTCTGCTCGATTTCCCCTGGAACCAGTACGCTTGAATACCCTGGTGCAGGAGGCGATTGCCTGATTTCGTCCATCATGCGGTCCATATTTTCGAGAAACACTTCTTCATCAGTGAAAAAGGCAGGATTAATGGCACAGAAATAATGGCCAAGCTTTCTTTTTTTGTCCAGGTCGCCATACATTTTTGCAACATGCGGACCAAAAGCCGCTCCTGCAAGAAGTCCTGAAAAAATGTCGACGATCATGGAAAGGCCATATCCTTTAGGTCCTCCAAACGGCAGCAGTGAAACCACCTTGCCGGGATCCGTTACGGCTCCCCCATTTTCATCTACTCCCCAGCCTTCAGGAATATCCTTGCCTTCCTCTTTATGCTGGAGCACCTTGCCGAAGGCTACATTGGATGTTGCCATGTCCAGGATGAATGGCTTATTCATCTTTGCAGGGACTCCATAAGCAATCGGGTTTGTGCCAAGGAAGGCCTCTTTTCCGCCGAAAGGCACCACAATTTTGTCAGTATGAGTCATGGCGATCCCAATCAGATTCTCTTCCGCAGCTTCCTGTACAAAATAACTGAGCGCACCGCAGTGGCTGCTGTTAATGGCTGTGACCATTCCAATGCCGTTTTCCTTTGCCATGGAAATCGCCTGCTTCATGGCCTCATCACCGATTACATGCCCGAAGCCGTCATCGCCATCCACTACACCGGTCACCGGTCCTGTTTTGTTGAATGTGATATTGGCATCCGGATTGATCCCCCCCGCATTCAGGCGGTTCACATAATGCTCCGTTCTTAGCACACCATGCGAATTTACGTTGCGCAGATCGGCATGGACGAGTATTTCCGCTACTTTTTCTGAATGCTCCTGATTCAAGCCGGCTGCAGTCAGCTTTTGTATAACGAGCTTTTTAGCTTCTTCGTGAGAAATCGTTATTGTTGACATGATGGGCCTCCTACTCAAGATTGGTATGGTTTTTTTTCATTTCATCGTTAACATCATTTTCATCAAGACTGTCTATGATGGCTGCATCGAGCAGAAGGTGAGCAGCCTGATCAAATTGATTGCCCAAAGGCTGAATAGTCTTTGGCTCTCCGGGCAGGCGATATTTTGTCGCAGCCGGAATAACTAGGCATCCGGCAAAAACAGGATTCTGGACAGCCTCCTTGCTTGTCGTGACTAGAAATACCTTAGACCCTGTCTTTGAAGCGTTTTCAGAAACGGACATAGCCTGGCCGGTTTTTCCGGATCCTGATAAAACAATAAGAATGTCATTTTCCGAAATCGCAGGTGTTGTTGTTTCACCTACAACATATACGGTTTTACCGCTGTGCATCAGGCGCATGGCAATTGCTTTGGCAACGAGCCCGGATCTGCCTTCTCCCGCAAAGAAAAATCTTCCGTCTCCTTTTAGGAGTTCAACAAATGACTGATATTGTTCAGCATCAACTGCTGTACAAACCGCTCTCATTTCCTCTAGAATGGCAGCTGTAGTTTTCATAGGCTCCCCCTCAGCGTTCAACGATTTCTTCTTTATTTATAAATGCCTTTACTTCCTCCAGGTATGGCAGACCTTCATTATCCCCTGAAACGGTTGTAACTAGTGCCCCTGTACCATTGGCAAAGCGGAGAAGCTCTTCCGGGCTGTAGCCATGCAGCCAGCCGTATGTATAGCCTGCATCAAAGCCGTCTCCGGCTCCCACTGTATCAACTGCTTTTACCGGAAAGCACTCTGCCTTTGTCCAGCTTCCATTTCTCAAAAGCTTCGACCCGTTGGCCCCGTCCTTTATAACCAGATCCGCAATGCTGTAATCGCTTGCAAATAACGCCAAATCTTTTTCAGAATCACTGCCGTTGATCTGTCTGATCTCATCGAGCCCCGTCAGGAGGATGTCTGTATATGGAAATATGGCTTTATAAGCTTTTCTCGCCTCTTCGATCGTCCAGAGCTTAAGCCGGATATTGGGATCGAAGGAGACTGGTATTTGTTTTTCCCTTGCCAGTCTGGCAAGCTTTAATGAAATACCCGGATTTTTTTTGTCTATTGCCATGAACACGCCTGTCAGATGAAGGAGGTCTACACCTTCCAGAATCTTTTCATCAATCATGTCTTCCGATAAGGCAAGAATCGGCGAGTTGTATCGGTAATAAAAGGTCTTTCCTGACCCATCCTCGTTTATCTGCTTAAAATTCAGCGAGGTAGGGCTGCCTTCGACAAAATCCACTGCGGCTGTGTCGATTCCTTCACCGCGGGCGAAGTTATAGATGACCCGGCCAAATTCATCATTGCCAAGCCGGCTGACCCACTTGCTGCTGAGGCCAAGCCTTGCGCATCCAATTGCATAATTCAGCTCAGCGCCTCCTATCTTTCGCTCAAAGCTTGTCACGAACCTAAGCGGGCCTTTCGCCGATGGATTAAGGGTAATCATGGCATCCCCTATGGTTAAGACTTTTTTCGGTGATGTCATTTGCTTTCTCTCCTAACTCTTTATCGACTCCCGCTCAACCAGGAGCGGAGCGTATCTTTTTACTTCATATGATTCTGCCATTTCCTGCTCTCCTATAAGCCTCAGAAGTTCTACGGCCGCATCCTTGCCAATCTCAAAGGTTGGCTGTTTAATAGCTGTGATTGGCGTGGCTGCGATCTCAAGGAAATCAGAATCGTCTATTGCTACTACACTGACATCCTCCGGTATACGAAGCTTCTTTTTTCTTAGAAACTTCAGAAGTTCGATAAGGGAAAGATCATTTGTAGCAAAGAAACAATCGGGCATCTCATCT is a window from the Bacillus infantis NRRL B-14911 genome containing:
- a CDS encoding TRAP transporter substrate-binding protein produces the protein MKAKWLSGVLAATLLLSACGSGGSNGASGDGDGKVIKWKFGHLADENHIWHKTAEEFASLVEEKTDGQIEIQIFPNNSLGGETDTINAIQAGTADMVISGETLQNWAPKAALMAVPYAFRDLEHVKNVVEGEIGEEIEKEITEKAGLTPLYYHTRAPRNLTSSEPIESPSDLKGFSMRVPNVPLFLKVWEEAGAKPQVMDFNEVFTGLQQGVIKGQENPVDLIQSGGLYEVQKYVNRTEHVYSWIYILVGNKQFEALNEEQQKAVKEAAEEAQAFGEELYDKEISKIESELEDEGMEFIDVDQDAFREKMQPAIKDSLKPEQYELYEKILEVE
- the allD gene encoding ureidoglycolate dehydrogenase; the protein is MSTITISHEEAKKLVIQKLTAAGLNQEHSEKVAEILVHADLRNVNSHGVLRTEHYVNRLNAGGINPDANITFNKTGPVTGVVDGDDGFGHVIGDEAMKQAISMAKENGIGMVTAINSSHCGALSYFVQEAAEENLIGIAMTHTDKIVVPFGGKEAFLGTNPIAYGVPAKMNKPFILDMATSNVAFGKVLQHKEEGKDIPEGWGVDENGGAVTDPGKVVSLLPFGGPKGYGLSMIVDIFSGLLAGAAFGPHVAKMYGDLDKKRKLGHYFCAINPAFFTDEEVFLENMDRMMDEIRQSPPAPGYSSVLVPGEIEQRNEEKNLKEGITIASTVHEYLTN
- the hxlB gene encoding 6-phospho-3-hexuloisomerase, which gives rise to MKTTAAILEEMRAVCTAVDAEQYQSFVELLKGDGRFFFAGEGRSGLVAKAIAMRLMHSGKTVYVVGETTTPAISENDILIVLSGSGKTGQAMSVSENASKTGSKVFLVTTSKEAVQNPVFAGCLVIPAATKYRLPGEPKTIQPLGNQFDQAAHLLLDAAIIDSLDENDVNDEMKKNHTNLE
- a CDS encoding sugar kinase, whose product is MTSPKKVLTIGDAMITLNPSAKGPLRFVTSFERKIGGAELNYAIGCARLGLSSKWVSRLGNDEFGRVIYNFARGEGIDTAAVDFVEGSPTSLNFKQINEDGSGKTFYYRYNSPILALSEDMIDEKILEGVDLLHLTGVFMAIDKKNPGISLKLARLAREKQIPVSFDPNIRLKLWTIEEARKAYKAIFPYTDILLTGLDEIRQINGSDSEKDLALFASDYSIADLVIKDGANGSKLLRNGSWTKAECFPVKAVDTVGAGDGFDAGYTYGWLHGYSPEELLRFANGTGALVTTVSGDNEGLPYLEEVKAFINKEEIVER